The following nucleotide sequence is from Rhodobacter sp. CZR27.
GGGGTGATCTTGTCGCAGTTCGAGATGCAGATCATCGCATCCGCGCAATGCGCGTTGACCATGTATTCGACCGAATCCGCGATCAGCTCGCGCGAAGGCAGCGAGTAGAGCATCCCGTCATGGCCCATGGCGATGCCGTCGTCGACCGCGATGGTGTTGAACTCCTTCGCGACGCCGCCGGCGGCCTCGACCTCGCGCGCGACCATCTGGCCAAGGTCCTTGAGGTGGACGTGGCCGGGCACGAACTGGGTGAAGGAGTTGACGATGGCGATGATCGGCTTGCCGAAGTCGCCGTCCTTCATGCCCGTCGCCCGCCAGAGGCCACGGGCGCCGGCCATGTTGCGGCCATGGGTGCTGGTGCGGGAACGATATGCGGGCATGTCTGGACTTTCCGGCTGGCAACTCTCGGCGCTGACGACTGCGCCTTCGGCACCCAAAAATCAACCCTTTTGCTGAGTGCCTGGATGCCCGCATCCGGCACGCCCTCCCTCCACGCGCCGGAAAGGGAGGGCGTTGCGGGGCCGGTGGCTCCGCGCCCGTCAGGCCCGCTGCAGGACCTTCACGCTGAAGACGGTGGGCAGGTGGCGCGCGATCTCGGTCCAGTGCTCGCCCTCGTCGGTGCTGGCGAAGATCGAGCCGCTGTTGGTGCCGAAATAGACCCCGGCCGGGGTGGCCTCGTCGGTGGCCATCGCCTGCCGCAACACCGTGAAGAAGCAGTCGCGTGCAGGCAGGCCCTCCTGCCGGGCCGACCAGCTTTCGCCCCCGTCCGAGGTCTTCCAGACCGCAGCCGAGGCGCCGGGCGGGAAGCGCCCAGCCGTGTCGCCGTTCAGCGGCAGCACCCAGACCGTCGCTGGATCGCGCGGATGGACCGCCACGGGAAAGCCGAAGGTCGAGGGCAATCCTGCGGTGATCTCGTGCCAGCTGCGCCCGCCGTCCGGGCTGCGGAACACGCCCTGATGGTTCTGCTGGTAGAGAAGGTCGCTGCCCGGCGCACGCACCATGTTGTGAACGCAGAGCCCCACCTCGTCGCTGCCGGCCGGCGCGTTGGAGCGGCGGTTGCGCCGGTCCCATGTCGCACCGCCGTCCTCGCTGGCGAAGACCCCCGCGGCCGAGATCGCAAGCCAGATCCGCGACGGGTCGTCGGGCGCCGCAACGATCGTGTGCAGCGTCAGCCCCACACCGCCCGGCTCCCATCCGGGGGCCGAGGGGTGATCGGTCAGCGTCTCGACCGCTGTCCAGCTTTCGCCGTCGTCGTCGCTGGCCAGCAGCATGGCAGGACGCGCCCCGGCATGGAGGCGCCGCCCCGCGCGGCCGAGCGACCAGATCGAGTCGATGCGCCCGTCGAACGGGGCAGGCGGGTCGGGCTGCCGGCCGATCTGGTCCGCGAAGGCCGGATCCTCGCGCAGGAAGGCGTCGAACTTGCCGGTGGCGAGCTTCGACAGCCGCCAGGTTTCGCCGCCATCGACGGATCGCCACACGCCCGCACCGGGCCATTCGCCGCCGCCGCCGGCCCAGATCGTCCCGCTCTCGGGGTCGCCGATGACATGGTTGATCGGCCAGCCGTCGCAGAACGGGCCGCGCAGGGCCCAGCTTTCGCGTCGGGCGTCCCCGTCGATAAGGAAGGCACCCTTCGAGGTTCCGATCAGCAGGGTCAGTGCTCCGGGCATCGCTCTCCTCCCTTCCACGCAGCCGGGCGAGGCTAGCACGGCGCGGACGAGTCGGCCGGATTTTCTCGGATGGACAATCGCACCGCGCCGCGTCCGGACCCGGCACCGCATCGGCGGCGTTCTGCCTGCAGGGCCGGCCCGGCCCGGCGCGGGACATCCGAAGGTGGACCCGCACCGGCCCGGCCCTAGTTGCACAGGACCCTGAGGAGGATCGCCGGATGGCACAGCTTCACCCCGCAGAGCCCCTGTCACGGACGGATGCGCATGAACTTTTCGTGCAGACCCGCGCCATGACCGGCCGGCTCGCCGCGCCGCTGGCGCCCGAGGACATGATGCTCCAGTCGATGGAGGATGCGAGCCCGGCCAAGTGGCATCTGGCCCATACGACATGGTTCTTCGAGGAATTCATCCTCAAGGTCCACCAGCCGGGCTATCGCTCGCCCGACGACCGCTTCGCCTTCCTGTTCAACTCCTATTACGTG
It contains:
- a CDS encoding sialidase family protein, with the translated sequence MPGALTLLIGTSKGAFLIDGDARRESWALRGPFCDGWPINHVIGDPESGTIWAGGGGEWPGAGVWRSVDGGETWRLSKLATGKFDAFLREDPAFADQIGRQPDPPAPFDGRIDSIWSLGRAGRRLHAGARPAMLLASDDDGESWTAVETLTDHPSAPGWEPGGVGLTLHTIVAAPDDPSRIWLAISAAGVFASEDGGATWDRRNRRSNAPAGSDEVGLCVHNMVRAPGSDLLYQQNHQGVFRSPDGGRSWHEITAGLPSTFGFPVAVHPRDPATVWVLPLNGDTAGRFPPGASAAVWKTSDGGESWSARQEGLPARDCFFTVLRQAMATDEATPAGVYFGTNSGSIFASTDEGEHWTEIARHLPTVFSVKVLQRA